TCGATTACTAGTTGAGATTGATATGACAACAACAGATGTTAAAGAAGGAACGATGGCAGTAGGTGAAATTGGTCAACGCTTAGATCAAATTTTAAATTCTGTATTGAATGTCAATAATCGAATTCAGGACGATTCAGCAGTTGTTGAGCAAATGTCAGCAGGTGCAGAACAAATTTTAGCTTCGACTGAAGAAATGAGTCGTTTAGTAAATGATACATCCGACTATGCAAAACATTTGGCTCTTGCTTCTGATGAACAAACACTCGTAGTCGATGATTTAACAAAAGCGGTTGAAGAATTGGATAACCATTCACAACAAGTTGTATTGGAAATGAATAAGTTCAAAATATAATGACTGGCATAAGCAGCTGAGACCTTTTCTCGGCTGCTTATTTTTTATGTCTATTAGCCTAAAATAAAGCTAGATAAATATTCTGAAAATAATTGCAATTTATGCCATAATCATAAATAATAAAAGAGGGAATTTCGAATTCCGAATGAAGTGAACAGATGGGGTGAATGAGTTTGGTAACATTTAAAGACTTTGATTATAAACGACCGGATTTAGAACAAATGAAAGAACAGACAGCAGCATTATTAGAGGAATTTAAAGCTGCAACTACTGTAGATGAACAAAGCGAAGTTATTGAAAAATTAAATGCGATTCGCAACACATTTTCTACAATGGCTAATATCGTCTATGTACGTGCATCAATTGATACAAACGATGAGTATTACCAAAAAGAGCGTGACCATTTCGATGAAGTAAGCCCAATGGCAGATGAGCTTGTATTTAATTACTATACGGAACTAGTAAAATCGCCATTCCGTGCTCAACTGGAAGAAAAATGGGGTACGCAACTATTTGCATTAGCTGAGAACTTATTAAAAGGTTTCTCGCCTGCAGTAATCGAGCTTATGCAAAAGGAAAACAGATTAACGTCTGAATACAGCAAGCTAGTTGCTTCTGCTCAAATTGAATTTGATGGCAAAACTTTGACATTGGCACAGCTTGGGCCATATGCAGAATCTACAGAGCGTGATGTTCGTAAAGCAGCACGTGAAGCGAGTGCAGATTTCTATGCTTCAAACAAAGAAAAGTTCAATCAGATTTATGATGATTTAGTGAAGCTTCGCCATGAAATTGCGACAAAATTAGGCTTCAAAAACTATGTAGAACTTGGCTATGTCAATATGAACCGTGTTGACTACAATGCAGAGATGGTTGCCAAATTCCGCGAGCAAGTGCGTGAAAGTATCGTACCGCTTGCAACAAAACTGTATGAGCGCCAAGCAGAACGCATCGGTGTGGAAGACTTTAAATTCTATGATGAAGGCTTAACATTCTTAACAGGAAATGCCGTACCTCAAGGTGACCCGCAATGGATTATCGATAACGGTAAAAAAATGTACGAAGAACTATCTAAGGAAACAGGCGAGTTCTTCAACTATATGATCGAGCATGACCTGATGGATTTAGTTGCGAAAAAAGGTAAGGAAAGCGGAGGATACTGTACGTTTATCGAAGACTACGAATCACCGTACATCTTCTCGAACTTTAACGGCACATCCGGAGATATTGATGTACTGACACATGAGGCAGGACATGCATTCCAAGTGTATTCAAGCCGAAATATTGGAATTCCGGAATACTTATGGCCGACATATGAATCAGCAGAAATTCATTCTATGAGTATGGAATTCTTTACATGGCCTTGGATGGAGCTATTCTTCAAGCACCAAACAGATAAGTATAAATTCTCGCATTTAAGCAGCGGGTTACTATTCTTACCATACGGTGTAGCAGTAGATGAATTCCAGCATGTCGTGTATGAAAATCCACAAATGACACCAGCAGAGCGCAATGCTGCATGGAAAGAAATCGAAGCGAAGTATTTACCGCATCGCGATTATGACGGTCATGACTATTTAGAATCAGGAGCTTTTTGGCAACGACAAGGTCATATTTATTCAAGCCCATTCTATTATATTGACTACACGTTAGCGCAAATTTGTGCATTCCAGTTTTGGAAACGTTCACGCGAAGACTTTGATGGTGCTTGGAAAGACTATCTGCATTTATGCAGTCTTGGCGGGTCATTTGCTTTCACAAAACTTGTTGAAGAAGCGGGCTTAATCTCGCCATTTGACGAAGGCTGTGTGGAGTCGGTTGTAGGTACAATCGAAGACTATTTAAATTCAATTGACGATAAAAGGCTATAAAAGTTAAGAGGTTTGTTCCGCAAAGACTCCTTTGCGGAAGAAACCTTTTTTATTTTTTGTATTTTATGAACCTTTATGGCATGCTAAAACGTACATAGTTATAGTAAAAATATAAAGTAAAAGAAAGTTTGGGAAAGAGAGTGAGCCGATGACAAGAAAACTGTGGTTCCAAGTTGGCGTAGGTATTTTATTAACATTATTAATTATTAAATACTTTATTGAAATTCATTCGATATTTAATCCGATTATCATCATTTTTACGACAATACTTGTACCGTTATTACTCGGTGGGGTGCTCTATTATATTTCAGAGCCGTTACAGCGTATATTGGAAAAACGGGGAATGCCGAGATGGGGTAGTTTAATAACGATTGTTCTTATAATTGCGGGTTTATTCGCAAGTTTTTTGATTTTGGTTGGTACTCCAATTGCAAACCAAGTAAACAGACTTGTTGAAAATGCACCGACGATCGCTAAGGATATTGAAGAAGCAGCTGATTTTATTTTAGATAATAAGGAAAATATTCCGATGTTACCTCCGCAAGTAGAAGAGTTTATAGCATCTGTAACCAATTCGATACAAGACATTGCTGTCGCAAGTAGTAAATATCTTGTTTCTTTCTTAAGTGGGGCGGTAACCGTCACATTAACATTAGTATTAGC
This sequence is a window from Solibacillus isronensis. Protein-coding genes within it:
- a CDS encoding M3 family oligoendopeptidase encodes the protein MSLVTFKDFDYKRPDLEQMKEQTAALLEEFKAATTVDEQSEVIEKLNAIRNTFSTMANIVYVRASIDTNDEYYQKERDHFDEVSPMADELVFNYYTELVKSPFRAQLEEKWGTQLFALAENLLKGFSPAVIELMQKENRLTSEYSKLVASAQIEFDGKTLTLAQLGPYAESTERDVRKAAREASADFYASNKEKFNQIYDDLVKLRHEIATKLGFKNYVELGYVNMNRVDYNAEMVAKFREQVRESIVPLATKLYERQAERIGVEDFKFYDEGLTFLTGNAVPQGDPQWIIDNGKKMYEELSKETGEFFNYMIEHDLMDLVAKKGKESGGYCTFIEDYESPYIFSNFNGTSGDIDVLTHEAGHAFQVYSSRNIGIPEYLWPTYESAEIHSMSMEFFTWPWMELFFKHQTDKYKFSHLSSGLLFLPYGVAVDEFQHVVYENPQMTPAERNAAWKEIEAKYLPHRDYDGHDYLESGAFWQRQGHIYSSPFYYIDYTLAQICAFQFWKRSREDFDGAWKDYLHLCSLGGSFAFTKLVEEAGLISPFDEGCVESVVGTIEDYLNSIDDKRL